One segment of Coffea arabica cultivar ET-39 chromosome 7c, Coffea Arabica ET-39 HiFi, whole genome shotgun sequence DNA contains the following:
- the LOC113699642 gene encoding probable gamma-secretase subunit PEN-2 isoform X3 → MERSSAEAPSNPDHAVVALTAGGDDTVAGNQGNATSSISPLSRGRRRNVEWPTIDGPLGLSQEESIGQARKFFKFGFLLLPWLWAVNCFYFWPVLRKPTSHSHPQLRYYVVGSAIGFVVFTVLLTSWALTFAIGGEHLFGHAWDQLVMYNLADRYGLTGWI, encoded by the exons ATGGAGAGGTCAAGTGCAGAAGCACCGTCCAATCCCGATCACGCCGTTGTCGCCCTCACCGCCGGCGGCGACGACACCGTAGCCGGAAACCAAGGTAATGCTACTTCTTCAATCTCACCATTATCAAGAGGTAGAAGAAGAAACGTTGAATGGCCAACTATTGATGGACCACTGGGGTTATCACAAGAAGAATCAATAGGGCAAGCTCGTAAATTCTTCAAATTCGGATTTCTATTGCTGCCGTGGCTTTGGGCTGTCAATTGCTTCTATTTTTGGCCTGTTCTCAGAAAACCCACCTCACATAGTCACCCACAGCTTCGTTACT ATGTTGTTGGATCAGCCATTGGGTTCGTGGTGTTCACTGTTCTTCTCACTTCGTGGGCTCTTACCTTTGCCATTGGAGGAGAGCATCTTTTTGGGCATGCCTGGGATCAGCTGGTAATGTACAATCTTGCTGACAGATATGGTTTGACGGGCTGGATCTAA
- the LOC113699642 gene encoding uncharacterized protein isoform X2: MGVYSDKTQMVSTFKWMANSSITCISSAWDDLQLLENICPEGERHALRIVEEVLRYLRTFLHCVMKWGNDHVHLSSDGKQSNEAIDHASLGALVIKIEDAISKKGQDIRFFCYTGLEHGFLNGVLIFLGKDFRQGIESFKQEINRWYIVFSGCSSRESSISSVVKDDLMEFMDSLLEKLVNLSYWQDPQYRDSLVNALEE; encoded by the exons ATGGGCGTTTACTCGGATAAAACACAGATGGTTTCAACTTTCAAG TGGATGGCCAACAGTAGTATTACTTGTATTTCTTCCGCCTGGGATGATCTGCAGTTGTTGGAGAACATTTGTCCAGAAGGGGAACGTCACGCTTTGAGAATTGTGGAAGAAGTGTTGAGATATCTGAGAACATTTCTTCACTGTGTGATGAAGTGGGGCAATGATCATGTACATTTATCATCTGATGGCAAACAGAGCAATGAAGCTATTGACCATGCAAGTCTAGGAGCTCTGGTGATCAAGATTGAAGATGCCATTTCGAAGAAAGGACAGGATATTCGCTTCTTTTGTTACACTGGTTTGGAACATGGATTTCTGAATGGCGTTTTGATATTTCTGGGCAAAGATTTTAGACAAGGCATCGAATCTTTCAAGCAGGAAATTAACAGATGGTACATTGTTTTCTCGGGTTGTTCATCGAGGGAGTCTAGTATTTCTTCAGTAGTAAAAGATGACCTGATGGAATTCATGGACTCTCTCTTGGAGAAACTAGTGAATTTGTCGTACTGGCAAGACCCTCAATATCGAGATTCTTTGGTAAATGCCCTTGAAGAGTAG
- the LOC113699642 gene encoding putative late blight resistance protein homolog R1B-16 isoform X1 yields MISLKDQLLQMFYVGLRSLRAILKGKLKKLDEQVRELSALVICDAGFVICSLSPSAVEDGFVKAMDLVSFDFLEGIKLVKAIVTEKGPETSSFNFPRNNELGFIDFLLENITDLLSPEAWSTALVNYPIQKYPGGAYFLTLFLGKIVELRSEDQEIQEHWDRVVEFAYRVEFLIDSLLVGLGETLDSFSMSFDTIADDIKIIKAEVFKIFDNKKVDVKVVQGMKRLNHRPSRESKPIINDVVVGFEDEATLKMNRLM; encoded by the coding sequence ATGATTTCTCTGAAGGATCAACTGCTGCAAATGTTCTATGTGGGACTAAGATCCTTGAGAGCCATTCtcaaggggaagttgaagaagctgGATGAGCAAGTGAGAGAGCTCTCTGCCCTCGTGATCTGTGATGCAGGATTTGTTATTTGCTCTCTTTCTCCAAGTGCAGTGGAAGATGGATTTGTCAAGGCAATGGATCTGGTGTCTTTTGATTTCCTCGAAGGGATTAAGCTTGTCAAGGCAATAGTTACAGAAAAAGGCCCAGAAACATCATCATTCAACTTTCCTAGGAACAATGAGTTGGGTTTTATTGATTTCCTTCTAGAAAACATCACGGATCTTTTAAGTCCTGAGGCTTGGTCAACTGCTCTTGTAAATTATCCTATTCAAAAATATCCAGGAGGAGCTTATTTTCTTACGCTCTTTCTTGGGAAAATAGTGGAATTGCGCAGTGAAGATCAGGAGATCCAAGAACATTGGGATCGTGTTGTAGAGTTTGCATACAGGGTTGAGTTTCTTATTGACTCCTTACTGGTTGGACTTGGAGAAACTCTAGATTCTTTTTCAATGTCATTTGATACCATTGCAGACGACATTAAGATCATTAAAGCTGAGGTTTTCAAGatttttgataacaaaaaagtTGATGTCAAAGTTGTGCAAGGTATGAAGAGACTCAATCACCGGCCATCACGAGAAAGTAAGCCTATAATCAATGACGTTGTGGTTGGATTTGAGGATGAGGCAACATTGAAAATGaatcgactcatgtga